One genomic region from Lineus longissimus chromosome 6, tnLinLong1.2, whole genome shotgun sequence encodes:
- the LOC135489798 gene encoding acetylcholine receptor subunit beta-type acr-3-like isoform X2: MANVMRTDLLLLCLFQVFFVGLTLARVRPKDSDEHRLFSDILGKHYNKFVRPSANSTQPSNITLQIYLKKIMTVDEKMEYMYTRWFLVMSWDDYRLAWDPKEYGGLEQVVVPGQTVWLPDIALFNAVYGYYIFASYVKYGVILNSKGKMVWTPGGTYKTSCSITVTYFPFDRQHCKMTFESFTHTANQVQLLKRPGGDTVNLDVYKRSDQWRLENVTAIWEKEPTYESFWTTRIHIDFHITRKCGYYVINILTPCVMISLLAVTVFCVPPDSGERVSLGISILLTLTVFLLLVADNIPKTSDELPLLALYLCVLMGMSALAVILSVIIIHVYNIGGRAIMSDNVRKFIFSYLARVICMNRQRHIHAHNMRRFSTNHHTTNNIISKTLIMEPEPYINNIVNKDFRRDSYESDDRMGQDYMNALEDEWKMAARILDRFLLIFYFVTIVLINSIFLVLIPIILSS; the protein is encoded by the exons TCCGGCCGAAAGACAGCGACGAGCATCGCCTGTTCAGTGACATCTTGGGTAAACACTACAATAAATTCGTCCGGCCGAGTGCAAACTCGACACAACCCAGCAATATCACGCTTCAGATCTACCTCAAGAAGATTATGACAGTG GACGAAAAAATGGAATATATGTACACACGTTGGTTCTTGGTAATG TCGTGGGACGACTACCGACTTGCGTGGGATCCTAAGGAGTACGGGGGACTTGAGCAGGTCGTTGTCCCTGGTCAGACAGTGTGGCTACCGGACATTGCTCTATTCAACGC AGTTTACGGCTATTACATTTTTGCAAGTTACGTCAAGTATGGCGTCATCCTCAACTCGAAGGGCAAGATGGTGTGGACGCCCGGGGGGACCTACAAGACATCCTGTAGCATCACCGTCACCTACTTCCCCTTCGACAGACAACACTGCAAGATGACCTTCGAGTCTTTCACGCACACGGCCAATCAGGTCCAGCTCTTAAAGCGTCCCGGCGGGGACACGGTCAACCTGGATGTCTACAAACGTAGCGACCAATGGAGACTAGAAAACGTCACGGCCATCTGGGAAAAGGAACCAACATATGAAAGCTTCTGGACGACCCGGATCCACATTGACTTCCATATAACCCGGAAGTGTGGCTATTACGTCATCAATATTTTGACGCCGTGCGTCATGATCTCATTGTTGGCTGTGACTGTGTTCTGTGTACCCCCGGACTCTGGTGAGAGGGTGTCTTTGGGCATCAGCATCCTCTTGACACTCACTGTGTTTCTGTTACTCGTCGCTGATAACATCCCAAAGACATCTGATGAGCTACCTCTTCTTG CTCTTTATCTGTGTGTGCTGATGGGCATGTCCGCCCTAGCAGTCATCCtctccgtcatcatcatccacgTGTACAATATTGGCGGGCGGGCCATCATGTCAGACAATGTCCGGAAGTTCATCTTCTCCTACCTCGCCCGCGTAATCTGCATGAACCGCCAGCGCCACATCCACGCGCACAACATGAGGCGATTCAGCACCAACCACCACACCACCAACAACATCATCAGCAAGACACTCATCATGGAACCAGAGCCCTATATCAACAACATCGTCAACAAGGACTTCCGGCGCGACAGCTACGAGAGTGATGACAGGATGGGACAAGACTACATGAACGCCCTAGAGGACGAATGGAAAATGGCGGCCCGTATTCTGGACCGGTTTTTGTTGATCTTTTACTTTGTTACCATCGTTCTTATTAACTCCATCTTCCTCGTCCTCATCCCTATCATTCTGAGTAGTTGA
- the LOC135489798 gene encoding acetylcholine receptor subunit beta-type acr-3-like isoform X1 produces the protein MANVMRTDLLLLCLFQVFFVGLTLAREPKGAGRRSKYIRPKDSDEHRLFSDILGKHYNKFVRPSANSTQPSNITLQIYLKKIMTVDEKMEYMYTRWFLVMSWDDYRLAWDPKEYGGLEQVVVPGQTVWLPDIALFNAVYGYYIFASYVKYGVILNSKGKMVWTPGGTYKTSCSITVTYFPFDRQHCKMTFESFTHTANQVQLLKRPGGDTVNLDVYKRSDQWRLENVTAIWEKEPTYESFWTTRIHIDFHITRKCGYYVINILTPCVMISLLAVTVFCVPPDSGERVSLGISILLTLTVFLLLVADNIPKTSDELPLLALYLCVLMGMSALAVILSVIIIHVYNIGGRAIMSDNVRKFIFSYLARVICMNRQRHIHAHNMRRFSTNHHTTNNIISKTLIMEPEPYINNIVNKDFRRDSYESDDRMGQDYMNALEDEWKMAARILDRFLLIFYFVTIVLINSIFLVLIPIILSS, from the exons TCCGGCCGAAAGACAGCGACGAGCATCGCCTGTTCAGTGACATCTTGGGTAAACACTACAATAAATTCGTCCGGCCGAGTGCAAACTCGACACAACCCAGCAATATCACGCTTCAGATCTACCTCAAGAAGATTATGACAGTG GACGAAAAAATGGAATATATGTACACACGTTGGTTCTTGGTAATG TCGTGGGACGACTACCGACTTGCGTGGGATCCTAAGGAGTACGGGGGACTTGAGCAGGTCGTTGTCCCTGGTCAGACAGTGTGGCTACCGGACATTGCTCTATTCAACGC AGTTTACGGCTATTACATTTTTGCAAGTTACGTCAAGTATGGCGTCATCCTCAACTCGAAGGGCAAGATGGTGTGGACGCCCGGGGGGACCTACAAGACATCCTGTAGCATCACCGTCACCTACTTCCCCTTCGACAGACAACACTGCAAGATGACCTTCGAGTCTTTCACGCACACGGCCAATCAGGTCCAGCTCTTAAAGCGTCCCGGCGGGGACACGGTCAACCTGGATGTCTACAAACGTAGCGACCAATGGAGACTAGAAAACGTCACGGCCATCTGGGAAAAGGAACCAACATATGAAAGCTTCTGGACGACCCGGATCCACATTGACTTCCATATAACCCGGAAGTGTGGCTATTACGTCATCAATATTTTGACGCCGTGCGTCATGATCTCATTGTTGGCTGTGACTGTGTTCTGTGTACCCCCGGACTCTGGTGAGAGGGTGTCTTTGGGCATCAGCATCCTCTTGACACTCACTGTGTTTCTGTTACTCGTCGCTGATAACATCCCAAAGACATCTGATGAGCTACCTCTTCTTG CTCTTTATCTGTGTGTGCTGATGGGCATGTCCGCCCTAGCAGTCATCCtctccgtcatcatcatccacgTGTACAATATTGGCGGGCGGGCCATCATGTCAGACAATGTCCGGAAGTTCATCTTCTCCTACCTCGCCCGCGTAATCTGCATGAACCGCCAGCGCCACATCCACGCGCACAACATGAGGCGATTCAGCACCAACCACCACACCACCAACAACATCATCAGCAAGACACTCATCATGGAACCAGAGCCCTATATCAACAACATCGTCAACAAGGACTTCCGGCGCGACAGCTACGAGAGTGATGACAGGATGGGACAAGACTACATGAACGCCCTAGAGGACGAATGGAAAATGGCGGCCCGTATTCTGGACCGGTTTTTGTTGATCTTTTACTTTGTTACCATCGTTCTTATTAACTCCATCTTCCTCGTCCTCATCCCTATCATTCTGAGTAGTTGA